The Oncorhynchus tshawytscha isolate Ot180627B linkage group LG18, Otsh_v2.0, whole genome shotgun sequence genome has a window encoding:
- the LOC112217872 gene encoding alpha-1-antitrypsin homolog, whose translation MRGISYCTIVAVLLCVALAAPHDGDHAGHTEDHHHHPHHIASEAHPQHSHGDEESCHKLMPHNADFAFTLYRSLSKANTENMNIFFSPLGIATSLAMLSLGAKGDTHSQLYSALGYGAFTPVQVNNAYEHLYHMLGHTGEAMQLDMGNALALRDGFKPLAKFLEDAKHFYASEGFTVDFKNPAEAAAEINKFIAKKTQDKITDIVKDLDPDTAMMLINYVFFRGKWDKPFDATLTHKADFKVDENTKVQVDMMKRTGRYELYQDQDNFTTVVILPYKGNSSMMVVLPNDGKMEHVEAFINKDYLKHVHEHLFRTNVDIFMPKFSTSTSYSLGDHLKDMGVVSAFGDSADFSAISEDTKLKVSKVTHKAVLSVDEKGTEAAAVTTIEIMPMSLPDTIMLNRPFLLFILEDSSKSIVFMGKVTNPSLK comes from the exons ATGCGGGGTATATCTTATTGTACGATAGTGGCTGTGCTGCTCTGCGTGGCCTTGGCGGCGCCCCATGACGGGGACCACGCCGGTCACACAgaagaccaccaccaccacccccaccacatcGCTAGCGAGGCCCACCCTCAGCACAGCCACGGGGACGAAGAGTCCTGCCACAAGCTGATGCCCCACAACGCAGACTTCGCCTTCACCCTGTACAGGAGCCTGAGCAAAGCCAACACTGAGAACATGAacattttcttctctcctctgggCATTGCCACTAGTCTGGCTATGCTGTCCCTTGGGGCTAAGGGAGACACCCACAGCCAGCTGTACTCCGCTCTGGGCTACGGCGCCTTCACACCGGTGCAGGTGAACAATGCTTACGAGCACCTGTACCACATGTTGGGCCACACTGGGGAGGCCATGCAGCTGGACATGGGCAATGCCTTGGCTCTGAGGGACGGCTTCAAGCCCCTAGCCAAGTTCCTCGAGGACGCCAAGCACTTCTACGCCAGCGAAGGCTTCACGGTCGACTTCAAGAACCCAGCTGAGGCTGCCGCCGAGATCAACAAGTTCATCGCCAAGAAGACCCAGGACAAGATCACGGACATAGTGAAGGATCTGGACCCTGATACAGCCATGATGCTCATCAACTACGTCTTCTTCAGAG gGAAGTGGGATAAGCCCTTCGATGCCACGCTGACCCACAAGGCTGACTTCAAAGTGGACGAGAACACCAAGGTGCAGGTGGACATGATGAAGAGGACGGGCCGTTATGAGTTGTATCAGGACCAGGATAACTTCACCACCGTGGTCATACTGCCTTACAAAGGCAACTCCTCAATGATGGTGGTCCTGCCCAACGATGGAAAGATGGAGCACGTGGAGGCCTTCATCAACAAGGACTACCTGAAGCACGTGCACGAGCACCTGTTCAGGAC CAATGTGGATATCTTCATGCCCAagttctccacctctacctcgtACTCCCTGGGAGATCATCTGAAAGACATGGGCGTGGTCAGTGCCTTCGGTGACTCAGCTGACTTCTCTGCCATCTCTGAGGATACCAAACTGAAGGTGTCCAAG GTTACCCACAAGGCTGTGCTGAGCGTAGATGAGAAGGGGACTGAGGCGGCCGCTGTAACTACGATAGAGATCATGCCTATGTCTCTCCCAGACACCATCATGCTCAACAGGCCCTTCCTGCTCTTCATCCTGGAGGACTCTTCCAAGAGCATTGTCTTCATGGGCAAAGTCACCAATCCCAGCCTCAAATga